A single Marinitoga aeolica DNA region contains:
- a CDS encoding UvrD-helicase domain-containing protein: protein MNNLNIDKIYIHKNAFKTIKRNKNLFIEFKNFIQKINNISPKQIKIISNSHYRGRLSYKNRIIFDFLDNSILVYMIGNHDIYNKMDFSLKNYHNNINLDGFQIIELSKNNINKIPKIKHIELYLRNDSIQNEIIHNTTYIDNFHYGISGIAGSGKTTILNKLSYMFLKENKNFMYLTYNAKLKDYFFNLVKKYYEEENEDFSKARNKLNVYTFKEFIKNIIKNFNLNINLSYYVSDDDCKTIIMNIIENSKKDFSSLSFYPNEIAKLINSLFIDIDFNDNINDIQIKIQKKLERKNKGISYSEKDIKLLSYIIKEYYTILKKENRKPFYYLYNDIDISKLNFSEKYIFIDEMQDLSIIEFEFIKKIFKDNNLIFTYDINQNITYNDAKDRNVLNRVKGFNANDIKYFNLKYNYRNSYVINKFANLFADNIEFVNGNHNHIPVKIYIGDKNKLITILEKSIQEKQIFVGAITPYDYKIKNNNYIEYFTIDEVKGLEFTNVAILDFYYSTNKKKTIDDIDIKRWYVAITRAKENLLIHFNNIKEFEDFKRTFNIDDLIKENLIEIGNDKNIIDLFINDLVYEDTQEIENIKLLEAEKLFKEYEKYKDNTSLENALNLLIDINYIYYLEEKINLLDIPNDILENIIYNRIIKNDIRTVQNLMHIIPSNIIKNVFKKIISNLSHIEKFINIFADSEKIDYLFNIIFDDNINTNNSDYIFLKKHFIDLCTKYFQKTNDNIFLEYIAKTHEKFKDYENAIEYYFKIKDYKKVNNLSKKIKTVTHTLRDIIFKSYVKIENNKKIFEKYNELYNDNNILEKIKEIDNNKYKEIYNIFYLNELNEFLNDLKRRIK, encoded by the coding sequence TTGAATAATTTAAATATAGATAAAATTTATATCCATAAAAATGCATTTAAAACAATAAAAAGAAATAAAAATCTTTTTATTGAGTTTAAAAATTTTATACAAAAAATAAATAATATAAGTCCAAAGCAAATAAAAATAATATCTAATAGTCATTATAGAGGAAGACTTAGCTATAAAAATAGAATTATCTTTGATTTTTTAGATAACTCTATCTTAGTGTACATGATTGGAAATCATGATATATATAATAAAATGGATTTTTCTTTAAAAAATTATCACAATAATATAAATTTAGATGGATTTCAAATAATAGAATTATCAAAAAATAACATTAATAAAATACCAAAAATCAAACACATTGAATTATATTTAAGAAATGATAGTATCCAAAACGAGATTATCCACAATACAACTTATATCGATAATTTTCATTATGGAATTAGTGGAATTGCAGGAAGCGGAAAAACAACTATTTTAAATAAATTATCATATATGTTCTTAAAAGAAAATAAAAATTTTATGTATTTAACTTATAATGCGAAATTAAAAGATTATTTTTTTAATTTGGTAAAAAAATACTATGAAGAAGAAAACGAAGATTTTTCTAAAGCTAGAAACAAATTAAATGTATATACCTTTAAAGAATTTATAAAAAATATAATTAAAAATTTTAACTTAAATATAAACCTATCTTATTATGTTTCTGATGATGATTGCAAAACTATAATAATGAACATTATAGAAAACTCAAAAAAAGATTTTAGTAGCCTTAGTTTTTATCCAAATGAAATAGCAAAATTAATAAACTCATTATTTATTGATATTGATTTTAATGATAATATCAATGATATTCAAATTAAAATTCAGAAAAAGTTAGAAAGAAAAAATAAAGGTATATCATACTCTGAAAAGGATATTAAATTATTAAGTTATATTATAAAAGAATATTATACTATATTAAAAAAAGAAAATAGAAAACCATTTTATTACTTATATAATGATATTGATATAAGCAAATTAAATTTCTCAGAAAAATATATATTTATAGATGAAATGCAAGATTTATCTATAATCGAATTCGAATTTATAAAAAAAATCTTTAAAGATAATAATTTAATATTCACATATGATATAAATCAAAACATTACATATAATGATGCTAAAGATAGAAACGTTTTAAATAGAGTTAAAGGTTTTAATGCTAATGATATTAAATATTTTAATCTAAAATACAATTATAGAAACTCCTATGTAATAAACAAATTTGCTAATTTATTTGCTGATAATATTGAATTTGTAAATGGTAATCACAACCATATTCCAGTAAAAATTTATATTGGTGATAAAAATAAACTTATAACGATTTTAGAAAAAAGTATCCAAGAAAAACAAATTTTTGTTGGTGCTATTACTCCATATGATTATAAAATTAAAAATAACAACTATATTGAATATTTCACCATAGATGAAGTAAAAGGCCTTGAATTTACTAACGTAGCAATCTTAGATTTTTATTATTCAACAAATAAAAAGAAAACTATTGATGATATTGACATAAAAAGATGGTATGTAGCCATTACTAGAGCAAAGGAAAATTTATTAATACATTTTAATAATATAAAAGAATTTGAAGATTTTAAAAGAACATTTAATATAGATGATTTAATAAAAGAAAATTTAATCGAAATTGGCAATGATAAAAATATTATAGATTTATTCATAAATGATTTAGTATATGAAGATACTCAAGAAATAGAAAATATTAAATTGCTAGAAGCAGAAAAATTGTTCAAAGAATATGAAAAATATAAAGATAATACTTCTTTAGAGAATGCATTAAACTTATTAATTGATATTAATTATATTTATTATTTAGAAGAGAAAATTAACTTATTAGATATACCAAATGATATTTTAGAAAATATCATTTATAATAGAATAATAAAGAATGATATTAGAACAGTACAAAATCTTATGCATATTATTCCATCAAATATAATTAAAAACGTATTTAAAAAAATTATAAGCAACTTATCACATATTGAAAAGTTTATAAATATATTTGCTGATAGCGAAAAAATAGATTATTTATTTAACATAATATTCGATGATAATATAAACACCAATAATTCAGATTATATATTTCTAAAAAAGCATTTTATAGATTTATGTACAAAATACTTCCAAAAAACAAATGATAATATCTTTTTAGAATATATAGCTAAAACGCATGAAAAATTTAAAGATTATGAAAATGCGATTGAATATTATTTCAAAATCAAAGATTATAAAAAGGTTAATAACCTATCAAAAAAAATAAAAACAGTAACACATACTCTTAGAGATATTATATTCAAGTCATACGTTAAAATTGAAAATAACAAAAAAATATTCGAAAAATATAATGAGTTATATAATGATAATAATATCTTAGAAAAAATCAAAGAGATTGATAATAACAAATATAAAGAAATTTATAATATTTTTTATTTAAACGAGTTAAATGAATTTCTAAATGACTTAAAAAGGAGGATAAAATGA
- a CDS encoding coiled-coil domain-containing protein has protein sequence MNFELNELITGLKEKINIIDNYIESTEKSFSKTIKKLDEKENEILKNIDQLHMIQKEIITENSKLKEEINNSNNDIMSLSEKIESLNEKAKKISEDFYSFNKKYDLELSKIKYIKEKTEKSLSQLLNELENKKNEIGSILENLNEIKNKYESEIDINKIIGEKFNDFFEDLFNKIETDLKDKIEETLDETYSLYEDYKDKIESIARRIDRDIKKVNDEITYLKLSVSRIDATLDNKIAKALNDIEKNIINHIDEKFETDKKSFIDKMFRK, from the coding sequence ATGAATTTTGAACTAAATGAATTAATAACAGGGTTAAAAGAAAAAATTAATATAATAGATAATTATATTGAAAGTACTGAAAAAAGCTTTTCTAAAACAATAAAAAAATTGGATGAAAAAGAAAATGAAATTTTAAAAAATATTGATCAACTTCATATGATTCAAAAAGAAATTATAACAGAAAATTCTAAATTAAAAGAGGAAATTAATAATTCAAACAATGATATAATGTCTTTATCTGAAAAAATAGAATCATTAAATGAAAAAGCCAAAAAAATTTCAGAAGACTTTTATTCATTTAATAAAAAATATGATTTGGAATTATCAAAAATAAAATATATAAAAGAAAAAACCGAAAAATCATTATCGCAATTATTAAATGAACTAGAAAATAAAAAGAACGAAATAGGGAGTATTTTAGAAAATTTAAATGAAATAAAGAATAAATATGAATCAGAAATTGATATAAATAAAATTATAGGAGAAAAATTTAATGACTTTTTTGAAGATTTGTTTAATAAAATAGAGACAGATTTAAAAGATAAGATTGAAGAAACTTTAGATGAGACATATTCATTATATGAAGATTATAAAGATAAAATTGAAAGCATTGCAAGAAGAATAGATAGGGATATTAAAAAAGTAAATGATGAAATTACATATTTAAAACTAAGTGTTTCACGAATTGATGCTACATTAGATAATAAAATAGCTAAAGCATTAAATGATATAGAAAAAAATATTATAAATCATATTGATGAAAAATTTGAAACCGATAAAAAAAGTTTTATTGATAAAATGTTTAGAAAATAA
- a CDS encoding putative CRISPR-associated protein, with amino-acid sequence MSNTLISTVGASLLGNLRVDDKLRELFEKGKVDELSDYLLNLNEDPESYRGFGAEINSIVSIIKKGYINERKYLYFLISDTLDGKKIGRILKKYFEKSEYKFEHVEVKVNERLDDSKPYDFKIYGLKNLIKNMAGIIRQHYGSIIINATGGYKAQIAFALALGQGLKVPVYYRFERFPEVIELEPLPLNLDSSLYFLCRELFEDLQDDIKPYIDFESMYKSLSREARIFFDITKIDNEKYISISPMGQIYIESIKNEFYHLQDKIKPKKRDKDLLFLSSNSEGHSKELINKYNLRKIFEDFEYIEKIWVSRYSLHEKSTKAKVKIRGNNIIIILQTRQGILHLEAETTARNNEELEVIKLKLEEYLNKKF; translated from the coding sequence ATGAGTAATACATTAATTAGTACTGTGGGGGCAAGTCTTTTAGGCAATTTAAGAGTAGATGATAAATTAAGAGAATTATTTGAAAAAGGTAAAGTTGATGAGCTTTCAGATTATTTGTTAAATTTAAATGAGGATCCAGAAAGTTATAGGGGATTTGGTGCAGAGATAAATTCTATAGTGAGTATAATCAAAAAAGGATATATAAATGAAAGAAAATACCTTTATTTTTTAATTTCTGATACATTAGATGGGAAAAAAATAGGAAGAATCTTAAAAAAATATTTTGAAAAATCAGAATATAAATTTGAACATGTAGAAGTTAAGGTAAACGAAAGATTAGATGATTCAAAACCATATGATTTTAAAATATATGGCTTAAAGAATTTAATAAAAAATATGGCAGGTATTATCCGACAACACTATGGAAGCATAATTATAAACGCAACAGGGGGATATAAAGCCCAAATAGCTTTTGCATTGGCTTTAGGTCAAGGATTAAAAGTTCCAGTATATTACAGATTTGAGAGATTCCCAGAGGTTATAGAATTAGAACCTTTACCTTTAAATTTGGACTCGAGTTTGTATTTTTTGTGTAGAGAATTATTTGAAGATTTACAAGATGATATTAAACCATATATTGATTTTGAGTCTATGTATAAGTCATTATCTAGAGAAGCTAGAATATTTTTTGATATAACAAAAATTGATAATGAAAAATATATATCAATTAGTCCGATGGGACAAATATATATTGAAAGTATTAAAAATGAATTTTATCATTTACAAGATAAGATAAAACCTAAAAAAAGAGATAAAGATTTACTTTTTTTAAGTAGTAATAGCGAAGGGCATTCAAAGGAATTAATTAATAAATATAATTTAAGGAAAATTTTTGAAGATTTTGAATATATTGAAAAAATATGGGTATCAAGATATTCACTGCATGAAAAATCTACAAAAGCTAAAGTAAAAATTAGAGGTAATAATATAATAATAATTTTACAAACTAGGCAAGGAATACTTCATTTAGAAGCTGAGACAACAGCCAGAAATAATGAGGAACTAGAAGTTATTAAATTAAAATTAGAAGAATATTTGAATAAAAAATTTTAA